From a region of the Desulfomicrobium macestii genome:
- a CDS encoding IscA/HesB family protein — protein sequence MFELTKAAKEQLDMHFAGKEVSPIRVYMAAGUGGPRLALALDEQKDNDVVHEIDGYKFLVETALMEESKPISVEFHPHMGFNIKSGLKASSSGCSSCTSCG from the coding sequence ATGTTCGAACTTACAAAGGCTGCCAAAGAGCAGCTCGATATGCACTTCGCTGGCAAAGAAGTGTCCCCAATCCGGGTCTACATGGCTGCCGGCTGAGGCGGGCCTCGCTTGGCGCTTGCTCTGGATGAGCAAAAAGACAACGACGTAGTACACGAAATTGACGGATACAAATTCCTGGTTGAAACCGCTCTGATGGAAGAATCGAAACCCATTTCCGTGGAATTTCATCCGCACATGGGCTTCAACATCAAGTCGGGGCTCAAGGCGTCTTCTTCGGGATGCTCTTCCTGCACATCCTGCGGTTAA